Genomic segment of Flavobacteriales bacterium:
ATATTGGCTTTAATACCGAGAAATTGCCTGAAACGTGCCAAACCATAAAAAAAGTTGCTCAATTTGCCATCAATAAAAACCGGAATTACTGATTTTTCATACTTTTTAGCTCGGGTGATAAAGGTTTTTTTCCAATGCAAATCCTCCACTTTCCCATGTATTTTCCGACTAACTAATCCTGCTGGAAAAATAAAGACCATCTTGTCTCCCGAAAAAACATCATCCACTTGTTGCAGGGAAGATGCCGCATTTCCACCGTGTTTGTTAACCCCGACAAAAAGGTCTTCGAGGTTTTTTAAATTAAGTAGTATGTCGTTTACAATAAATTTAATATCGGTTCGATGATGGCTTAGGGCATCTACCATTGTCAGGGCATCCATGCCACCCAACGGATGGTTTCCCACCATAATCAATCCGCCAGTGGGAGGTACATTTTCGAGTCCAGAAACAAGTAGTTTAAGGTTAAAACGCTGGATAATTTCTCGGCAAAATGCCTCATTTTTGAGCGAGGCATTTTCGCGAACAATGGCATTAATTTCGTCTTGATGTAGTATTTTTTTTAGATAAGAAAGCACAAAACCCGGCAATCGTTTTAGCAATTTCGGATTTTTTTCGGCTATTACCCGCTCAACATCAAAGAATGAAACATCCATAACTTGTAAGATGTTGGCGAAGTTATTAATAAGAAATTAATTGCAGCGTTCGGAGCTGCTTTTTTCACTGGTAGTTTGGCTTATTTGCCGTAAACGTTTTTTTTTAATTTGGTTCGGTAAAATTATAACGAAAATTCAGATCAAATCAGACGAAACCTCCAAAAACGTATTCTCAATCTCCCAAATGAACTAAAACTTAAAGATTTGATTTCCAGAGGTATTTGCAAGCCAAGCTGCGGTATGGTTTCCATGCCTCGCTCAGTTTTTCCATGTCGGTTTTTAACGCTTTTTTTTCTGAAGTAAGTTTATACCAGTGTTTTATTTTGGTTTGAATACCGAGGTCGTCTATCGGGAAAACATCAGGTCTATCAAGCGGAAACATCAATACCATTTGAACAGTCCATTTTCCAACACCCGAAATTTGGGTTAAATAGTGGATGATTTCATCATCCGATTTTTGCAAAAGATAATCGAATGAAAGGGTGTTTTGCAACGAAAAGTGGGCGACATTTTTGAGGTATTTAAGCTTTTGCCAACTTAAACCCACGGCTCGCAAATCTTCGTCGGCACATAGAATTATCTCTTTAGCCGTAGGGTTGCCTTCGGGAAACAAATCGGTGAATCGTTTCCAGATAATGTCGGCAACTTTTATAGACAGCTGTTGCGAGACAATGCTTTCCAACAAAAACTGATAGATGTCAATGTTGGCGGTGGGTTGCGGATGATAATCTACCGAGGTAATAATTTTTGCCATTGTCGGGTCGGCAATGGCTAATTTGTTGGCTATTTCAGAATAAGGCAGCTCCATTAAACCTGATTGGTGGTCGATTTTGTTGGAAACCACAATTGATTTTCGTTGAGGTTTTTCCATCGAAACCAAACGATGGAGCAGAGAACAAAAATGACAATGGCTATAAACTGCGAATGGCTGAGTGAGCCGTTGAATAAAAAGCCACGCTCCTCATCGCCCCGATAAAGCTCGTTGATGGAGCGGCCAATGGCATACATAATCATATAAACCAACATCAGTTGTCCGGCAAATTTCTTGCGTTTTTCGAGCCAAAAAAGGGTGATAAAAATTATCAGATTTACGCCAATATCCATCAGTTGAGTGGGATAAAGCGGCACGTTTAACGGATTTGCAAGACTTTTTGGATTTGAAAAGGTTACACCCATCCAGTTGTTGCAAACCTTGCCATGACAGCACCCGGCCAAAAAGCAACCAACTCGACCAAAACCTTGGGCAATAGGGCCAACAAAGGCTACTATATCCAAAAATGGTCTTACAGGTATGTGGTGTTTTCGCAACCAGATTATCAGTGTAGGAATTACAAAAATAACCGAACCATAAAAAACAAAACCGCCACCTGCCAAGCGAAGAAGTTTGCCGGGTTCGGCCATATATTTGTCTATATCTTCTAAAAAGAAAAACAATTTGCCACCAACAAATCCGGCCAAAATAGCCCACATAAAAAAACTGGAAAGCTGGTCTTTGTCTATTCCAAATTTCTTTACACGTTTTAGCATAAACCAAAACGAGAGCATAATGCCCAAGGCAATCATAAAGCCATAACTATGAATGGTAATATGGTCGGGCAGAAATCCGGTTAAAAACTCTGGGGTTTTAAAACTAAAAATTTGAGGGTACATGCCTAAAATAATTTGCTTCTACGCGAAGATTTGATGCCCAACACGCCCAACAAACCACGGGTTACCTCTCTCATTACGGTGCGAGTAATGGAATGGTTGGCAATTTTCTCAAACGTCGATTTTTCAGGTCTTCTATGGGTTTTAGTTCCGGCCTCTTTTTGCTCGTTCTCCTCTTTTTCTTCAAGCTTTTCCAGCTTGGCAGAAAGCATTTCATAAGCACTTTCTCGGTCTATGGTTTCGCTGTATTTTCTTACCAATTTAGATTTGGACAATATCTCATCCTTTTCATTTTCGGTTATCACATCCATGCGAGACGACGGAGCAGTAAGTAATGTATGTACCAGTGGGGTGGGAATACCTTTTTCGTTTAATACTGAAATTATGGCCTCCCCAATTCCCAATTGGGTAAGTAATTCGTCGGTTTTGTAATAGTCACTCAACGGATAGTTTTCGGCAGTCAGTTTGATGGCTTTTCTATCTTTTGCCGTAAAAGCCCGAAGAGCATGCTGCACCTTCATACCCAATTGACTCAGCACTGCATCGGGCACATCGGTTGGGTTTTGCGTGCAAAAGAATAATCCAATGCCTTTTGAGCGAATCAGTTTTACAATGGTTTCAATTTGGTCGAGCAGGGCTTTACTGGCTTCGTTAAAAATAAGGTGTGCTTCGTCAATAAAAATAACCAATTCCGGTTGACCGCTATCGCCTTGTTCGGGCATTTTTTCATAAATTTCAGCCAGCAAGCACAACATAAATGTGCTAAAAAGCCGTGGTTTGCTTTGAATATCATCCAACCGAAGAATGTTGATATACCCCATTCCTTCGTCGTTGAGCCGCATCAAATCGTCAATTTCAAAACTCTTTTCGCCAAAAAATAAATCAGCACCTTGTTCTTCAATGGCCAGTAGGTTTCGCATGATAGCACCCACCGAAGCTGTGCTAACAAGGCCATATTCTTTTTCAATTTCGGCCTTGCCTTCATCGCTCACATATTGCAGCACTTTTCTGAAATCTTTGATATCGAGCAATGGTAGAGCATGGTCATCACAATATTTAAACACCAACGAAACTACTCCGCTTTGCGTGTCGTTCAGTTCTAAAATTTTGGAGAGTAGCACTGGGCCAAATTCGCTAATGGTGGCACGCATTCGCACACCATTTTGCTCGCTGATGGTCATCAATTCCACAGGGTATTTTCTGGCTTGCCATGGGCTTCCAATTTTGGCATGGCGTTCGTCAAACTTTGGGTTTTCGCTACCGGGTTGTGCAAGTCCGCTTAAATCGCCCTTAATATCCATTAACAATACCGGAACACCTTTTTCAGACAGTCGCTCGGCAATGTTTTGCAAGGTTTTGGTTTTTCCGGTACCGGTGGCTCCGGCAATTAAACCATGTCGGTTAAACGTTTTTAGTGGAGCCTTTACTTGATTGCCGTCAATGGCTTGCCCATCAAGCATGCTGGCACCCAACAAAATGCTATCGCCTTTAAAGGCATAACCCTGTTCAATTTCAGCTTTAAATTGTTCTGTCTTGCTCATTTTACTACCCAAAAGATGTTGGGCAAAGATATGGATTTAGGGGAAAGACCTGACAGGTTTTCAAAACCTGTCAGGTCTGGATTTGATAAACACCCCTTCAAGGGTTTCTAACTTGTGAAGGATGTTTATTTTCATATAATCTTTATTTCATCAATTTAGAATCAATGATGGAATCAAGCATTTGAATAGATTTTTCTCCATAACCAACATTGACATACTCAATAGTTCCACCTTTTCCAACAAGAAAAAAAGTCGGATAACCATCAACGCCATAATGCTCTTGTGGGAGTTTTTCATCAACAAAAACAATTGGATAAATTAATCGGTGTTTGTCTAAAAATTTAGGAAACTTCTTTTGGTCGTTTGGGTCTCCATTATATGGGTTAACGCCCCAAACCGTTAAACCCTTGTCTTTATATTTGTCAGATACATCGCTTAAATGTGGAATTGCCATAATGCATGGATAGCAGCTCATATACCAAAAATCAAGCAACACATAGCCTTCTTTGACTTTGTCAGATAGCCTCACGGGTGTGCTGTCGGGATAAACATAACCCCAAAAATCAGGTGCTTTTTCGCCAACGGTGAGCAAAGGTTTTTTCTCTTTTTCAGATGGTTTTTGGTAGTCGGTAAGCGGGTAGTTTTTTGTTAAAAGTTGAAATTCATCTGCTAATCCATTTGATGAAATTTGGTCGAATTTTAGGTTAGTAAATTTCCACGAATCGTATTGAAAACCACCAAACAGATTGGCACGAAAAGTAAAATATACAGGATTGAATTGACTGTCGAACAAAAAAGTGGATACAATATCCGTAACTGGTGCTTGATCTTTTTGATGAATGGTTAGAAGAAAAAAAGAAACGTTATCAATTGAGGTATCACTCAAATACATTTCTGCAACATTATCGTCAATCAAATCGGCAAATTTCTTTTTACCTAAAAAATAGTTTACATATCCGCGGTTTATACGATGCTCTATTCTTGAAATATTTCCTTCTGGATATCGGGTAACCTTTTGAGAAGAGTGATTGACAGAAAACAGATTGCTAAAATTGTAATACAAGGCCATCGAATCACCATATTTTAATAAAATGGTGGCTCCCAAAAGCGTGTCGGATTTGGCCGAAACGAATGCATACTGACTATTTTCTGAGGTTGTATCATCATCCGAACAATACTTGATTTTATACTGCAAATCATACGAAAATGAATGATGTGAGCCAAGCACCGAATCAATCGCTGACAAAAAGTTGGTAATCTCGTTTGGAGTGGTCTTTTTTGGATTTTGCAACCCCAACAAAAAAAGAAAGGCAATAAAAAATAAGAAGGGTTTAATCTTGTTCATTTTCGGGTTTAAAAAGTTTCAAATATAAGTTTAACTTGGCATCAAAATCAGGGGCTTCTTTGGGCAATTCAATGTTTGAAAGCTCCCAACTTTCGTATTGGAGTTCTCCAAAGGAAACCAGTTGCTTTTCGTATTTGTAGGCAATTCCAGATTGAGTATTTACATAAACTGATTCATCGAAATTTTTGAGTAAAGGTCTGTTGTTGGGCAGCCCCAAAGAAATCTTTTGAGTAATGAAGCTGTCGGTTTCAAAGATCTTATGTTTAACCGAATATTTACCACTTATCATTTTATCGTAAAATGCTTTCTTGTTAATTGCGAAAAAACCAATGATCGCCAAAAAGTCAGAACTGCTAGAAAAATAATAACCTATACTATCAGAATTGATATACTTGTAAGTCAAATTTGACCTATTAAAGAAATAGGCCGAATAATTAGTATAATAAAATTCTAACGGGGTTTGCTTGTCAATAACGTTGACCCAAATCGTAGCTCCAAATAAAGTATCTTCATTGTTTTTATGAATAAAAATTTCCATGGGGTATTCTTCTGTATCCGAATCATCGAGATATTTCATTCTATAGGTAAGTGCGGCTTTTAATACAGAAACAGAATCAGGGATATTTTGGGTGTACGAATAATCTTTTTCTTGCAGGTGATTTTGTTGGATACCTTGTTTTCTAGTAAAACATCCTAAGTTGGAAAGACTAAACAGTAACAAAAGTCCAAGTAAAAAAGGTTTCATGTACAAAAATGTGTTTTAAAATAGGTGTCTCAAGAATAAGAACCTGAAACACCCAAAGGTAGGTAGTTTATCTAAAAGTAAAGTACCAGACCTGACAGGTTTTCAAAACCTGTCAGGTCTGGGTTTGATAAACACCCCTTCAAGGGTTTCAAACTCTTGAAGTGATGGTATTCGTACAATCAGAAAAAATCAAACCTTTTGCGATTCTTTCTGTTTAAAACTTTTTAAAAAAAATGGAACAAAAAATACGGAGAGAGAAGCAAATGCTCCAAAGAGAATAGAACTCCAAATTTGCCTGTCGATGCTATAAAAAATGGCAGATTGTAGAATCCAAAGTGGGAAATAGATGATAAGGCTTTTATAAAATTGTTTCATAAACATAATTTTCCTTTTAAGACCTAACAGGTTTTGAAAACCTGTCAGGTCTTAAAAAACTACCTCTTAAAAATAAACCATTTCCTTTTGTAGGAGATCAAAGTGAGAATGAGCAATACGGTAATTGGCCAAATATGCACAAAAAACAAAATGATGTTGGTGACAATATTCCAACCGCTTTGAAATGCATTTGCTAAATTGCCCCAAAAAGTAGGAGCGGTGCTAATGGGCGAGCTACTGTCCAAAGGTTGATATAGATACACAGTAATGGTGCTTTTTGACACGCGGTCTTCCAAAAATTTAAGCCGCCCTTCTTTCGATTCTATTTCTTCTCTAATAACTCGGATTTGGTCTTCTACCTGCAAAATTTCTTTAATGGTTTTGGCTTGCCTTAAAATGGTCAAATAGCGTTGTTCTACTTCTTTTTTGGTTTTGATACGGGTTATTAGGTCATAATATTCTTCGCCCACATCAGTGGCACTGATGCGTTTATAATCTATACGTTTAAAACCTTTTCCTTCCGATAAGGCATCCATCAGTGGATAGAAATTGGCATTTGGCACCCGAACGGTTATT
This window contains:
- a CDS encoding DUF4349 domain-containing protein, whose amino-acid sequence is MKSIAYLIVLVFVFVACNKGEKSENLDVASEETAAVGSSWSSSAYNPEEAKTTMDMEETVEEVGEDGSVTYVSKNYFANAASGNENNDVATTEPDPNQQKPVEQKLNQTNDKIIKTGEIGFELNDYEREKHGFKDIFRKYGAEIFHENERTETNRISNEITVRVPNANFYPLMDALSEGKGFKRIDYKRISATDVGEEYYDLITRIKTKKEVEQRYLTILRQAKTIKEILQVEDQIRVIREEIESKEGRLKFLEDRVSKSTITVYLYQPLDSSSPISTAPTFWGNLANAFQSGWNIVTNIILFFVHIWPITVLLILTLISYKRKWFIFKR
- a CDS encoding 1-acyl-sn-glycerol-3-phosphate acyltransferase, which encodes MDVSFFDVERVIAEKNPKLLKRLPGFVLSYLKKILHQDEINAIVRENASLKNEAFCREIIQRFNLKLLVSGLENVPPTGGLIMVGNHPLGGMDALTMVDALSHHRTDIKFIVNDILLNLKNLEDLFVGVNKHGGNAASSLQQVDDVFSGDKMVFIFPAGLVSRKIHGKVEDLHWKKTFITRAKKYEKSVIPVFIDGKLSNFFYGLARFRQFLGIKANIEMLFLINELFKQKNQTIRITFGKPLPHTTFDGSKTDQNWADWVKKEVYKLQA
- a CDS encoding DNA-3-methyladenine glycosylase 2 family protein; translation: MEKPQRKSIVVSNKIDHQSGLMELPYSEIANKLAIADPTMAKIITSVDYHPQPTANIDIYQFLLESIVSQQLSIKVADIIWKRFTDLFPEGNPTAKEIILCADEDLRAVGLSWQKLKYLKNVAHFSLQNTLSFDYLLQKSDDEIIHYLTQISGVGKWTVQMVLMFPLDRPDVFPIDDLGIQTKIKHWYKLTSEKKALKTDMEKLSEAWKPYRSLACKYLWKSNL
- a CDS encoding DUF853 family protein encodes the protein MSKTEQFKAEIEQGYAFKGDSILLGASMLDGQAIDGNQVKAPLKTFNRHGLIAGATGTGKTKTLQNIAERLSEKGVPVLLMDIKGDLSGLAQPGSENPKFDERHAKIGSPWQARKYPVELMTISEQNGVRMRATISEFGPVLLSKILELNDTQSGVVSLVFKYCDDHALPLLDIKDFRKVLQYVSDEGKAEIEKEYGLVSTASVGAIMRNLLAIEEQGADLFFGEKSFEIDDLMRLNDEGMGYINILRLDDIQSKPRLFSTFMLCLLAEIYEKMPEQGDSGQPELVIFIDEAHLIFNEASKALLDQIETIVKLIRSKGIGLFFCTQNPTDVPDAVLSQLGMKVQHALRAFTAKDRKAIKLTAENYPLSDYYKTDELLTQLGIGEAIISVLNEKGIPTPLVHTLLTAPSSRMDVITENEKDEILSKSKLVRKYSETIDRESAYEMLSAKLEKLEEKEENEQKEAGTKTHRRPEKSTFEKIANHSITRTVMREVTRGLLGVLGIKSSRRSKLF
- the lgt gene encoding prolipoprotein diacylglyceryl transferase, encoding MYPQIFSFKTPEFLTGFLPDHITIHSYGFMIALGIMLSFWFMLKRVKKFGIDKDQLSSFFMWAILAGFVGGKLFFFLEDIDKYMAEPGKLLRLAGGGFVFYGSVIFVIPTLIIWLRKHHIPVRPFLDIVAFVGPIAQGFGRVGCFLAGCCHGKVCNNWMGVTFSNPKSLANPLNVPLYPTQLMDIGVNLIIFITLFWLEKRKKFAGQLMLVYMIMYAIGRSINELYRGDEERGFLFNGSLSHSQFIAIVIFVLCSIVWFRWKNLNENQLWFPTKSTTNQV
- a CDS encoding TlpA family protein disulfide reductase, which produces MNKIKPFLFFIAFLFLLGLQNPKKTTPNEITNFLSAIDSVLGSHHSFSYDLQYKIKYCSDDDTTSENSQYAFVSAKSDTLLGATILLKYGDSMALYYNFSNLFSVNHSSQKVTRYPEGNISRIEHRINRGYVNYFLGKKKFADLIDDNVAEMYLSDTSIDNVSFFLLTIHQKDQAPVTDIVSTFLFDSQFNPVYFTFRANLFGGFQYDSWKFTNLKFDQISSNGLADEFQLLTKNYPLTDYQKPSEKEKKPLLTVGEKAPDFWGYVYPDSTPVRLSDKVKEGYVLLDFWYMSCYPCIMAIPHLSDVSDKYKDKGLTVWGVNPYNGDPNDQKKFPKFLDKHRLIYPIVFVDEKLPQEHYGVDGYPTFFLVGKGGTIEYVNVGYGEKSIQMLDSIIDSKLMK